The genomic segment GAATGAGTCCGGCGACAGTGCGGAACGCGGCCTCGCCGTTCTTGCGCCCCACGGCTTGGTTGTCCAACCCTGCGCGATCCGCGGCCTCTTTCACTTCCGCGGAACTCATGATCGCGTTGGAGGTCGTGTGGCGAAGGAAGTCGAGCGTCGAACCAGCAGGTGCGGGGTGCCGGTTGAGTTGAGCGAAGTTCTCGGACGTGTCCGTGAACTTCCCGGGCCGCCAGCCGAAGTTCTCGGGGTTGTCGAACGCGACTCCCAGACCTTTATCGCCGTCGAACGCTTGCGGGCGTTCCGAGCCGAGCGCGACGCCGACTTGGGGGCGCGCAGAGCCGGAGCAGCAGTTGTCGAAATAGCGGCCGATCCAGCCCGTGCCGAGGTACCGATCCGAGTCGCTGGCCGTATGCCAGATTTCCATGGAACGGAAGTGCGAGCGATCCGGGTTGGGATACCCAACGCCCTGGATTACGGCGGCCTTTCCGTCGTCGTAGAGGCTCTTAAAGCCCTCAAGGTTCATGTTCAGCCCAAGGTCGTCGGTGAGGCGAAGGGCTTGGTCCTTCTTGATGCCCAGTTGAGGGCGCGCCCGGTAATAATCGTCGTTGGTGTAGGGCACGACGGTGTTAAGGCCGTCGTTGCCGCCACCCAGTTGCAGGACGACGAGCACACGGCCGTCATTGAATCCCTCGATGGCGGGGGCCTGACCTTCTGCCGTGCGCGTAAGGAAGGCTGGCGCCAGACCCATGGATGAGAAGAGGGCCGCTGATTTCAGGAAGCTGCGTCGCGTAATCGAGAAGCTCATGACGGTATCCTCACACGTAGGTCTTAACAGAGTTGGTATTCGGCTGTGCTCAAGAGAAGGTGAAGCGTCGCAAACAGGAACCGCTGCGGAATCGGTTTGTCACCGAGAGGGGCGGCCGGATCGCCGTCCACGCCCAAGGAACGGATCAGCACCGCGCGTTGATCCGCCGAAAGGGGAGTGCTCAGGAAACGGTTCTCCAATTGAGAGACGCAATCGTTAGGAGTAGCGTACTTCATGGAAGCGAAGAACGTCTGTGCATTCCACTGCGGTTGTGCCGAGCCGGCATCGGCCTCGCTCGTCATGGACATCATGGATTGCGGGGCCGTCGATGGCTCGCCGTTTTGGCTCATAAGT from the Candidatus Hydrogenedentota bacterium genome contains:
- a CDS encoding DUF1501 domain-containing protein; protein product: MSFSITRRSFLKSAALFSSMGLAPAFLTRTAEGQAPAIEGFNDGRVLVVLQLGGGNDGLNTVVPYTNDDYYRARPQLGIKKDQALRLTDDLGLNMNLEGFKSLYDDGKAAVIQGVGYPNPDRSHFRSMEIWHTASDSDRYLGTGWIGRYFDNCCSGSARPQVGVALGSERPQAFDGDKGLGVAFDNPENFGWRPGKFTDTSENFAQLNRHPAPAGSTLDFLRHTTSNAIMSSAEVKEAADRAGLDNQAVGRKNGEAAFRTVAGLIRGGLQTRIYYVAAGGFDTHANQLGTHDNLLKRVGDGLRSFQQQLEEDGTADRVLTMVFSEFGRRVEQNASGGTDHGTAAPMFLVGNAVKAGVHGATPSLADLDDGDLKHTVDFRNVYAGVLKHWLGVDPQPVLGQPFDAMQVV